The genomic window CTGGTATATTATTCCCCTTCCAACCTGAATATGCCCGTATGGGTATCGGCCTCCGATCAGCGGTTCGGATTAGGTCCTTATATCGTCATCAACAAATACCTGTTCGTATTCAAGGATGATGGTGAATTATACGTATATGAAATTCTCCCTAAAAGCATGAATTTGCTGAAAAAGCAACGGATCATGGACGGAGCCGATGCCTGGGGGCCGTTAGCCTATGCCGACGGAATGTTGATCGTCCGGGATGCACATGCGGTTAAATGTTTAAAAATTATTTAATTCAAGATTCAAGATTCAAGATTGATGTTTTTAAGTGTATGATATTTCAGTACTCAATTATCAGTTGCAGACAAGGGGCGAAGCTCCGCAAGCATCAGCACAGGGCAATGCCCTATGGAAGTTGGAGACATATGTTTCGTAAGGCTGAAAGCCTTGAAGCAACTAATATCCAAGTTCTGTTGGTTTTACTCTTTGAACTAAATGATATTAGGTGAAAATAAAATTTTAAATTTTGAATTCGAAATTTTAAATTTATAAGCATGAAAAAAGGTCTTCAAATAATACTCAATCTCATCATATTCCTTCTTATCGCGGGCTTTGTATGGTATATGATATCCTCTGCCGGCAAGGAAGAATCATCTACGGTTAATGTCGGTACCGGAACAAACGAACCTTTTACCAGTCCTTATGAACGTATCGCTTCCTTTGACCTGCCCGAAGATGTCAGCCGTTTTGAGTTCCATAATGATCAGTTATTTATTTCGGCCGGACAATCGGTATATATCTATGATACGTCAGGTAAACAAGTGGGACGGTTCCCGGTCAAACCGGAAGTAAGGGATATTACCGTTACCGGAGATAACATATACTTGTTATATCCTACGGAAATAGAGGTATATTCATACGAAGGCGAAAAAACACACGGGTGGGAAGCATGTAGCGACCTGTCTGATTATTGTTCGTTCACTCTTGCCGGTGATTACATATTTGTAACCGATGCAGCGAATAAAAATATCTGTAAATACACGAATGAAGGTAACTTCGTGAAGTTCATCAGTAGCCCCGTGGGCTTTATTATTCCCAGTTATTCTTTCGATATCGAAACCCGTAATGATACCGTGTTTTGCGTGAATTCGGGCAGGCATCTGATCGAAACCTATACGTTGGATGGCAAGTTTATATCAGCTTTCGGAGGGCCGGGCGGCGAAGCCGGATTTTTTGCCGGATGCTGTAATCCGTCATATATATCATTCACATCCGATGGAGAATTGATCACCTCCGAAAAAGGCAATCCGAGAATCAGTTCCTACGAAAGTAACGGAAAATTTAAAGAAGTCCTGCTCAACAGCCGCTTATTGGGTGGTGGCAGCGAAGCCTATAAGGTTCAAACCGCCGGAAACCGGCTTTTTATTGCAGGAAAAAAT from Bacteroidales bacterium includes these protein-coding regions:
- a CDS encoding DUF5711 family protein codes for the protein MKKGLQIILNLIIFLLIAGFVWYMISSAGKEESSTVNVGTGTNEPFTSPYERIASFDLPEDVSRFEFHNDQLFISAGQSVYIYDTSGKQVGRFPVKPEVRDITVTGDNIYLLYPTEIEVYSYEGEKTHGWEACSDLSDYCSFTLAGDYIFVTDAANKNICKYTNEGNFVKFISSPVGFIIPSYSFDIETRNDTVFCVNSGRHLIETYTLDGKFISAFGGPGGEAGFFAGCCNPSYISFTSDGELITSEKGNPRISSYESNGKFKEVLLNSRLLGGGSEAYKVQTAGNRLFIAGKNKIVVYEKS